Sequence from the Ziziphus jujuba cultivar Dongzao chromosome 9, ASM3175591v1 genome:
TGGGAGTCATCTCAAAAGGAACTTGACATTCTTCTATCCCTTTGGTTGAGCTATTATTATCTGCCTCAACATCTTAAAAGATGTTTTGCTTACTGCTCAATTTTTCCAAAGGATTATTTCTTTGAGAAAGAATATCTAATTTTACTGTGGATGGGAGAAAATCTTTTGGAGCCCCTTAAAAATAAGACTGCAGAAGAAGTTGGAGAGGAATACTTCAACGATCTGCTCTCAAGGTCATTGTTTCAGGGCACTGAGGAGGGCTTGTTTACTTTGCATGACCTTGTCAATGATTTGGCTATGTTTGTATCCGGTGACTCTTGTTTTAGGTTGGATAACAATGTCTCAGAAGTTGCAAGAAAGAGTACTCGTCATTTGTCAGGTTTACAATATGAACCCCATTATATcaagaatttgaattttgaggatttATGTAATAAGAAGATATTGCGCACTCTGATATTGAAAGATATTTATCCATCTGGATACGTGATAGATATTCTTGAAAAGTTGCAATCAATGCAGTACTTGAGAGTGCTTGATGTATGTGGACTTGATCATATGATGGAAAGTCCTCGCATGACAAAGGTGCTCAACTCAATTGCCAGTTTGAAGCTCTTAAGACATCTGAGGTTCGTTTGTGTTGGAATTGAAGAAATTCCTGATTCAATTTGTACTTTGTACAATTTACAGACATTAATTCTAAGATATCGTGGCATTACTAGGTTGCCAGATTCAATTGGCAATTTGAAACATCTAAGGTATTTGGACTTAAGTTGGTCTCCGATTAATAAGATACCAGATTCAATTGGCAATTTGGAACATTTAAGCCATTTGGACTTGAGTAGTACTCGGATTGAAAATATACCCGACACGGTATGTAATTTGCATGAGTTGCATACAATGAACTTGTACAGCTGTACAAATCTTAAACGTTTGCCAAATAGCATCACAACTCTAATCAACTTGCGCCATCTCGGTATGTCCGACACAGAATGGACAGCATTGGAAGAGATGCCACCCCAAATGTGCAAGTTGAAAAATCTGCAAACATTAGAAGCGTTTGTCGTAGGAAAAGATAGCGGATCCAATATTAAAGAGCTGGGTGAGCTTCAACATCTGCAGGGACCTGATCTTCTTATCAAAGGACTTGAGAATATAATAAATGAGGAAGATGCTTCGGGGGCCAAATTGGAGGATAAGAAGCGTATTATTCGACTGCGTTTGGGGTGGGAGGGTGATAGTGACGATTCGCAGCTAGCACGAGAGGTTTTGGACAGACTCCAACCGCATACAAATCTGGAGGAATTATTTATTCGTGGGTATGGAGGTACAAGCTTCCCGCCTTGGGTTGGTCatcattcatttttttgtataaaatacttAGGGCTGTTTGATTGTAGAAACTGTTGTTGGTTGCCTGCACTGGGACAGCTACCTTCCTTGGAATCCCTCAAGATTGCTGGATTTGATATGTTGGAGAAGATAGGCAATGAATTTTACAGTGATAGTgatggttcttcttcttcttcttcttcttcttcttctgcgaTCACTAAACCATTCAAGTCGTTAAAGCGCTTGCACTTTTCAGGTATGGCAGAGTGGAGGGAGTGGTCAGTGGTGGAAGTTGAAGGTAACAGAGACGAAGGTCGTGGAGTTTTCTCAAACCTTAAGGAGCTTCGGTTGGCAGACTGTCCGAAGTTAAAA
This genomic interval carries:
- the LOC107427453 gene encoding putative disease resistance RPP13-like protein 1 isoform X4, with the translated sequence MAAEVVGGALLSAFLQVVFDKMDSKDVLNIIRRKKLNNRLLEKLNIKLLSAESVLNDAEEKQIKNQTVRKWLAKLEEVIYDADNLVDEINTEALRCEIEGESENTSQQVLKFISTPFTAFNKRDVESKMEEILDRLDFILQQKDFLGLKVGVQNKPPRRTPATSVVEESAVYGRNDDKNAILDLLLSDEVGGNKISVIPIVGMGGIGKTTLAQLIYNSDDVMNHFEIKAWACVSDDFDVFRTTKMIFDSITSQTCNTTDFNQLQENLKQKLVKKKFLFVLDDVWNENYIEWDKLKSPFEFGACGSKIIVTTRSDRVANMVRNVPSYTLKQMSENDCWSLFVKHAFGNIEPGAHPDLVDIGRKIVRKCQGLPLAVKCLGGLLRNEENPQVSERILKNDIWESSQKELDILLSLWLSYYYLPQHLKRCFAYCSIFPKDYFFEKEYLILLWMGENLLEPLKNKTAEEVGEEYFNDLLSRSLFQGTEEGLFTLHDLVNDLAMFVSGDSCFRLDNNVSEVARKSTRHLSGLQYEPHYIKNLNFEDLCNKKILRTLILKDIYPSGYVIDILEKLQSMQYLRVLDVCGLDHMMESPRMTKVLNSIASLKLLRHLRFVCVGIEEIPDSICTLYNLQTLILRYRGITRLPDSIGNLKHLRYLDLSWSPINKIPDSIGNLEHLSHLDLSSTRIENIPDTVCNLHELHTMNLYSCTNLKRLPNSITTLINLRHLGMSDTEWTALEEMPPQMCKLKNLQTLEAFVVGKDSGSNIKELGELQHLQGPDLLIKGLENIINEEDASGAKLEDKKRIIRLRLGWEGDSDDSQLAREVLDRLQPHTNLEELFIRGYGETVVGCLHWDSYLPWNPSRLLDLICWRR